DNA sequence from the Microtus ochrogaster isolate Prairie Vole_2 chromosome 2, MicOch1.0, whole genome shotgun sequence genome:
CCTTTTGGACCACAGGAGCCAGGGTGTGCCATGATGCCCAGCTACTCATACTCATCAATGCCCTGTGGACGATGCACCATAACTCGGCAGGCAGGGTGTCTACGCAACAGGTTGCAGATAAAGGGCAGGACCATAAGAAGGGCCTCAGGAGGTGCTGTTAAGGCCAGCCGGGCCAGGCGTTTGGCAAAGGCAGCCACCAGGTAGGCAGGGAGGTGGCTGAGAGGGAAATAGGTATGAGAAAATAGGTCCCCAAACATCCTTCCACTGCCTCCCTAACCAGAACTATAGCCCCCACAGACCATGGACCTGGATATTCCCAACACTCacgaggaggaaaggaagaggtcgGCCAAGTGAAAGAACCGGGCTCGGTACTTGACGTGAAAGATGGATGGATCCAGGAGGCCATAGAGCTTTTGATAGAAATCAGAGTATTCCCtgagggaaggagcagagaggacCCAGGAGGTGAACTGGTTAAAGGGACAGAACCCCCCAGGTAAGCAAGGCTCCTCCTCTTGCACCTCTTCTGCATTAACCTCCCAGGTGAGCAACAAAGGCCTTTGAGAGAAAACTAGACAGCAGACCAGAGTGGTCCTATTTGGTACTCACAGGTTATGCTTATGGATTAGGATGAAAAGCCCATTCAAGGCCAGGAGGCTGATGGCACCACCTGCAGAAACACAGGAAGACGTGAAGCTACCTACACCTTGCTCACCCTGGGCCTGAGTAGGTAAGGGAGGAGTGGGCATAGATGCAGGTGGCCAGCCTATAGAGAGACTGACTACCTACGGTCACATGCAGGAAGGTTATGGGAGTTTAGCTCAGATCTGTCAGGCAGAAGATGGCAGCTGGGCCCATGCACAGTGAGTGCCCCTTGCCGAATAAGCTAAGTGGAAGTCCCACTCACCCACATCACAAGCACTTGTGAGGAAGTCAATCATGAGGGTGGGCTGAGCCAGGTGGGGCAGGATGGAGTCATGCATAGCCACTAGTACCTTCTTGTAGAGGCTGAGGGGCAGCTGTAGAGATCATGGCAGTCATGGAGCTGCTTCCCTTGCCCCCACTGCCCACAATAAAACCAGGGGCTTCACCCACCACACCCTACCTTACGTTTAAGGAACCCAAGCCACATCTCCTGGAAAGCTTTTCTGTGCTCCTGCAACAGGACCAGGCAATATGTATATCCTGATAAACCCCAGACCCACCCAGTCCTTCTGAAGTCAACTGTGGGCCTTTGACCCTGAAAGACCCAGGCCAGTCTGTGATGCCAAGTCTCAGCACAAGGAGAGACAAAGAACAGAGGGGCGCAGGACTCAGGTCTGAAGCTGGTTATAGTAACACATAAAAGTGGCATCACTTGAGACAATGGAGTACATGCTATTGCCTATAACTGCCAAGGAAGGTCTTCAGTCTCTGAAAGCATCTCACCTTCAAGTGAATGACCTTCCACTTGTCTGATGTCTCTGAAATCACAGCAAAAAGGGGAAGAAGTGGCTAGCCAGGCTGAAAGGCCTGGATCTCTCCAGGAGCCCTCCTACCAGGGTCAGGCTCCAGTGGGCCTTAACCTGCTCAGAACTCACGTGTGTGCTTCACATAGAACTTGGTAAGGTCATGCTCTTGGAGGGGCAGGTTCACAACAGACAGCAACATGAAGGCATTGTTCCAGAAGGTGGGTGACACCTGCAGAAAGCCTAGCCTGAGCAATTGTCTAGGCTGCTGCCATCTACTTGCCTCCCTGAGGCACTAGGGCATAGGATGGTGATGGAACCCAGCTTTTTACCTCAGATTGCTGGCTGGTGGCTTGGGCTACAGTGCTTGTGGCCGCCTGCATTGTGTGGTATCGTATATCATCATATTCCAAGTATTCGCAGAACTGGGAGATAAGCAGGCTGTGGTCAACCTCGGGTGTGAGCAGGCCTCCTACCACTGCCTGGGGAGAAAGACAGGGTGAATGACTCTCTTCCACAAAATGGTCCTAGCATGGTCAAGAAGGATGTCACCATCCATCAAGCTCCACACCACCAGGCTGTCTGCCATTTCCTCTCCAATTCACAAGACagaatatagtgatatttcatttgcatttcaataaagtttgcctggagatcagagagtaaaacatatccactggtcagccttacagactagacagtggtgacatacacctttagtcctagaAGCTATACTAGTTTGCCATCCGAACTGGTCGGAagtagtacacacctttagttccagcactagagaggaatataggaggcgaggagacagctctcagtctcgttctgaggattcctggaggcagcatCACCATTTCAGaatgaggtagaggtaaaagccagtggctggctattttgcttttatgAACTTCAGGCTGAAtgccagtatctgtctctgggtttttattaattgtgctacaacaGAGACCTGTGAGCAGTAAGTCTTGCTTAGTTCCCAGGTCAAAGCAAGACAGGAACATAATATGCCCCAGCTATCTGTTCAGGAAACTAACTCACGAAACCATCTTAGGCTTGGCCACCACAGTCTTCCAGATCCCACTAAGGCCTTACCCTGAAGAGTGTGCGGGGGAAGAGGTAGTGACTTTCCCACTGGGGCTTCTCCAGGGGTTTNNNNNNNNNNNNNNNNNNNNNNNNNNNNNNNNNNNNNNNNNNNNNNNNNNNNNNNNNNNNNNNNNNNNNNNNNNNNNNNNNNNNNNNNNNNNNNNNNNNNNNNNNNNNNNNNNNNNNNNNNNNNNNNNNNNNNNNNNNNNNNNNNNNNNNNNNNNNNNNNNNNNNNNNNNNNNNNNNNNNNNNNNNNNNNNNNNNNNNNNNNNNNNNNNNNNNNNNNNNNNNNNNNNNNNNNNNNNNNNNNNNNNNNNNNNNNNNNNNNNNNNNNNNNNNNNNNNNNNNNNNNNNNNNNNNNNNNNNNNNNNNNNNNNNNNNNNNNNNNNNNNNNNNNNNNNNNNNNNNNNNNNNNNNNNNNNNNNNNNNNNNNNNNNNNACATGTAACTTCTCTTAAACAGGAAGAGAGGTGTTCACAAAAGCAGCCCCTACACCTGTGCTTTAGAGAAGCTGGGCCAAGGACTTCAAGACTCACCTTGACTTGGAAGGAGGGATGGGTCAGGAGCTCCTCCAGGCGATTACAGCAGCTGTGATAGCGGTGTCTCATCCAaactttgtatttgtgtgtggctCCCTGGGATCCTGAGAACAGAGGAGAGCTAACTCCCACTGATGTTTGTGTCCTAAACCCAGTCCCGCCTTCCCAATGTCTCCCATCTTCAGTTGTGAACCTGTACCCAGACCAGGCCTTGGAAAAGACCATTTCTGATCTCTGCAAACTGGGACTAGATATTAAAATACAGTTCTTCTCACTTTGCCTCAGGATCTGGATCTCCCAAACACTAGGGCAGTGACAGCACCAAACTTTGAAGTGGCACAATTAAAACCCTGAGGAAAAAAGTTGCTAGTATACGAGTTCGTGTAGGCCTGGCAAGTACATGGATCTCACTTTCTGAGCCACAATGGACTGAGTCCTCCTACAGGGCCCCGGCTTGGAGTGTTCCTCCTGGTGTCATTTAATAAGGCGGGTCCCGTTGGGGCGCCGTCTAGTCTATGACAGGGCCCTGGCTTGGCGTGTTCCTCCTGACGGACAGCACCCCAGCCCCTCCAGGTCACTTTACCTGCCAGGACCCCGTCCTCGCGTGGCAGCGAGCCCACGAAGAGCTCTTCCCGCTCCAGCAAGGTGCCGAAGAGTCGGCTGCACGTACGCACTCCTTCCTGGATATCCTCAGGGTCCTCGGACTGAGGCGGGAGGTCAGAAAGGGTGACTGACGCTGGGCCCAGCTGTGCCTCCCGTTTGTCGCCCCAGGGCCGCCCCCGCCGCCCGCGCGGCTCACCTGAAGTACAGCCAGGATGTCAAACACCGCGTTGGCCTGGCCACGGCTCGTTAGCACCGCCTGTAGTAGACGGCCAAGCTCCCCACGGGAGCCCGCCGAAGCCAGGTGACGATCCATGCCGCCGCGAGGGACTACCGAGCTTGGTCGCGCCTGTGACGTCTGCGATGGCGCGGTCTGGTCACGTCATCAGAGAGCGCCGAGGAAGAGCGACAGCGTGCTGCGACTATGGCACTATTCCACGTAGCGCGGTACGCAGGCCCGGAGGCTTCCGGACTGGGGGGATGCAGAGGTAGAGGCGGGTAGCCGGTCACGAGTGCTGCTCTAGCGGCTGCAGAACCGAGCCGGTGAGCGGCAGCAGCAGAAACCGAAGCCTGAACCCGCCGGGGAGGCCGCGGAAGCGGCAGGTAGGCGGCGTCGACGGCCCCGGCGGCGGCGTGGCTGCTCTGTGGCTCAGAGCCCGGAGGCCCCTAGGGCGAAGCGGCAGAAAGCGGACTACAGTGTGCATGCAGGTGGGCCATGTGGCCGAGATGTGGACGGGGCTTGGAGGCTTTTTCCTGGGTGCGCTGCGGGGTTTATGTCCCCTCTGTTGTTGTGTCGCGCAGGGAGAGGCGAAGAGTCGCCTGGAGAGCTCAACACCGACTTAGAGGACTCAGGTGAGAAGCCCCCGGAGGAGGCCCCGAGACCCCCGGCTCCAGGGCCTGTGCTGGGGGACTTTGCAAGAAGGAAGACACTGAAGGTGAGTGAGTCTGGCCGCCCGCCCGCTACTCTTCAACTTTATCGGGGCGGGGTGGGGTGTTGTTTgtgcgttttgttttgtttttgcccttACGTGGCCCTAACTATAGAATGGCTGGAGGCTTATAGAGTTCCTTAGGGTACGTGTGGACACTCTTGAAACTGAAGTCCACAGACGTATAAGACCTATTTGAACACTGGTGTGTCTGGCGGCCCCCGCAGAAACATTTCTGGCCGCAGTGAGGCAATTGCTGGTCAGGGCGTCTTGTCCGAACACTGCCAAGAATGGGTGGTGGTGAAGGGTTGAGGAGAGACTAAGTCAGCTCTTGCATCAGGGCTGACTGCTCCATGTGAGTGCTGCTCCCTTTCTTAGCTCCCCTTGCTGGCCCTAAAATGAGAGTCAGGGTGGCTTAAGGAAACCTGCCCTGCTAATACGTTCTTCACCCTGCTAATGTTTGCCCTCGTTTTCCAGCACTTACTCTCCCTAGGTGCCTCTACAGAAGCTGCTGTTAGGGTTTCTTCTGTTGTTCCTAGTTTCTGATAACTGGTTGCTCCATGAGCCTGAAGGGCTCTGCAGAACTCTTGTGGGTTTTTTACTCTTTTAGGTCCAGCCTTTCCTGCCAGCATGGCTGGCAAAGCCAAACTGTGTCAAGAAGAGCGTCACTGAGGATCTTACTCCTATCGAAGACATCCATGAGGTTCACCCTGACTTGCAGAAGCAGCTGAGGGCTAATGGCATCTCTTCCTACTTTCCAGGTCCTTCAGCCCTGGGCAGATGATGGGGTGAACTCTCCAAGGCAGCCTTCCCTGGGCTGTCAGGGCTCCAATATAAGGGCTGTGGTTTAGGGGTCCTTACTTCACACTGGATCAGTGAGCTTCTGCATCCTTGGGCTCAGGTTCCTGATGATTATCTTAGGTCTTATCCAATCCAGGTGCCATCTTTGGCCAGGAGATCTCCTGGGTGACATGGTATACCCTAGCATATAATTCAcctgttccttttcttccttcgTTACAGTCCAGGCAGCTGTGATTCCTGCCCTCTTGGAGAGTGCAGATAGTGGGTTTCTAGTAGGCAGAGGTGGATACCAACCTAGTGACCTCTGTGTGTCTGCCCCAACGGGCAGTGGGAAAACACTGGCATTTGTTGTCCCTGTGGTACAAGTGAGTATCAGAGTACACATTTCTAGCTAGAGCACAGCAGGGAGGGTCCTGGTGGCACAGATCATTTCTGTCCCTACAGGCCCTGCTGCATCGAGTGGTCTGCCACATCCGTGCACTGGTTGTGCTTCCTACTAAGGAGCTGGCCCAACAGGTATGCCCCTCTGTATCCAGAAGTCTGTATCCCCAGCTTTAGTTGCCCTGCTGGATGTACACGGTACTTATCCCTTGACCACCTGTGTTAAACTCAAGAGTCTTTGTCATAGCAGGGGCCACCGTCTATTTTAGACCAGCGACAGACTCCTTTTGCAGGTGAGCAAAGTATTCAACATCTACACGGATACCACACCTCTGCGGGTTGCTTTGGTGACTGGACAGAAGTCACTGGCCAAGGAGCAGGAGAGCCTTGTCCAGAAGACGTAGGTGTGCCAGGTGGTGGGCTCTGCAGGTGTCCTTTGATTAGCGTGGTGTTGGTGCTTTACACGTGAGGCTTTGCTGTTAGATGGCCCTTCTTTGAGTCTTTCTGGTTTGTAGGGTAGATGGTTACCGATGCCTGGCTGATATTGTGGTGGCCACACCTGGCCACCTGGTGGACCACATTGACCAGACCCCAGGATTCAGCCTCCAGCAGCTCCGCTTCCTGGTAGGCCACCTTCTGGACACTTGGGTCCCTGAGCTGGGGTGATGTCATTGGGGAGTCTTCAGTTGACCCTTGGTTCCTGTCTGCTGTAGATCATTGATGAGGCTGACCGGATGATAGACAGCATGCAccagtcctggctgcccagagtgGTGGCAGCAGCCTTCTACAGTGCAGGCCCCTCAGGCTCCTGTGCCCTACTCCAGAGGACACAGCCCCAGGCTGTGACTGCTGCCAGGTATCCTGCTGCTCCCTTTCTCAGCTCCCCTTGCACGCCCTAAAATAGCAGTCAGAGTGGCTTGAGGAATCCTGTCCTAACACGCCCTTGGTTTTCCAGCACTTGCTCTCCCCAGATGCCTCTACAGAAGTTACTATTCTCAGCCACACTGACCCAGAACCCTGAGAAACTGCAGCGGCTTGGCCTCCACCAGCCAAGGCTTTTTTCCACAAAGCTGGGACACAGTGGCCCTAAAGACACAGTTGAGATGGATGGAAACTTTGGAGGGAAGTACACCTTCCCTGTGGGGCTCACGGTAAGCAAGTAGGGCATGTGGGGCAAGTTGGTGCCTAGGCCCAGGGCTTCTGGCTAGCACCTGCTGTCCATTTCCCACAGCACCACTATGTACCCTGTAAACTCAGCTCGAAGCCACTTATTGTCTTACACCTGGTCCTTGGGATGAACTTCTCAAGGGCCCTTTGCTTCACTAACTCTCGAGAGAATTCCCACAGGTAAGCTGAACCAAGGCGGGGTATAGCTAATACAGACTAGATCCTGGCACCACCTGGCTTCTATTTCTTACCTACCCAGGCTCTTCCTGTTAACANNNNNNNNNNNNNNNNNNNNNNNNNNNNNNNNNNNNNNNNNNNNNNNNNNNNNNNNNNNNNNNNNNNNNNNNNNNNNNNNNNNNNNNNNNNNNNNNNNNNNNNNNNNNNNNNNNNNNNNNNNNNNNNNNNNNNNNNNNNNNNNNNNNNNNNNNNNNNNNNNNNNNNNNNNNNNNNNNNNNNNNNNNNNNNNNNNNNNNNNNNNNNNNNNNNNNNNNNNNNNNNNNNNNNNNNNNNNNNNNNNNNNNNNNNNNNNNNNNNNNNNNNNNNNNNNNNNNNNNNNNNNNNNNNNNNNNNNNNNNNNNNNNNNNNNNNNNNNNNNNNNNNNNNNNNNNNNNNNNNNNNNNNNNNNNNNNNNNNNNNNNNNNNNNNNNNNNNNNNNNNNNNNNNNNNNNNNNNNNNNNNNNNNNNNNNNNNNNNNNNNNNNNNNNNNNNNNNNNNNNNNNNNNNNNNNNNNNNNNNNNNNNNNNNNNNNNNNNNNNNNNNNNNNNNNNNNNNNNNNNNNNNNNNNNNNNNNNNNNNNNNNNNNNNNNNNNNNNNNNNNNNNNNNNNNNNNNNNNNNNNNNNNNNNNNNNNNNNNNNNNNNNNNNNNNNNNNNNNNNNNNNNNNNNNNNNNNNNNNNNNNNNNNNNNNNNNNNNNNNNNNNNNNNNNNNNNNNNNNNNNNNNNNNNNNNNNNNNNNNNNNNNNNNNNNNNNNNNNNNNNNNNNNNNNNNNNNNNNNNNNNNNN
Encoded proteins:
- the Ddx51 gene encoding LOW QUALITY PROTEIN: ATP-dependent RNA helicase DDX51 (The sequence of the model RefSeq protein was modified relative to this genomic sequence to represent the inferred CDS: inserted 2 bases in 1 codon; substituted 1 base at 1 genomic stop codon), giving the protein MALFHVARYAGPEASGLGGXAEVEAGSRSRVLLXRLQNRAGERQQQKPKPEPAGEAAEAAGRRRRRPRRRRGCSVAQSPEAPRAKRQKADYSVHAGRGEESPGELNTDLEDSGEKPPEEAPRPPAPGPVLGDFARRKTLKVQPFLPAWLAKPNCVKKSVTEDLTPIEDIHEVHPDLQKQLRANGISSYFPVQAAVIPALLESADSGFLVGRGGYQPSDLCVSAPTGSGKTLAFVVPVVQALLHRVVCHIRALVVLPTKELAQQVSKVFNIYTDTTPLRVALVTGQKSLAKEQESLVQKTVDGYRCLADIVVATPGHLVDHIDQTPGFSLQQLRFLIIDEADRMIDSMHQSWLPRVVAAAFYSAGPSGSCALLQRTQPQAVTAASTCSPQMPLQKLLFSATLTQNPEKLQRLGLHQPRLFSTKLGHSGPKDTVEMDGNFGGKYTFPVGLTHHYVPCKLSSKPLIVLHLVLGMNFSRALCFTNSRENSHRLFL
- the Noc4l gene encoding LOW QUALITY PROTEIN: nucleolar complex protein 4 homolog (The sequence of the model RefSeq protein was modified relative to this genomic sequence to represent the inferred CDS: inserted 1 base in 1 codon), whose protein sequence is MDRHLASAGSRGELGRLLQAVLTSRGQANAVFDILAVLQSEDPEDIQEGVRTCSRLFGTLLEREELFVGSLPREDGVLAGSQGATHKYKVWMRHRYHSCCNRLEELLTHPSFQVKVSLEVLGPASLKHRCRGCKPLEKPQWESHYLFPRTLFRAVVGGLLTPEVDHSLLISQFCEYLEYDDIRYHTMQAATSTVAQATSQQSEVSPTFWNNAFMLLSVVNLPLQEHDLTKFYVKHTQTSDKWKVIHLKEHRKAFQEMWLGFLKRKLPLSLYKKVLVAMHDSILPHLAQPTLMIDFLTSACDVGGAISLLALNGLFILIHKHNLEYSDFYQKLYGLLDPSIFHVKYRARFFHLADLFLSSSHLPAYLVAAFAKRLARLALTAPPEALLMVLPFICNLLRRHPACRVMVHRPQGIELDADPYDPVEKDSARSHALESCLWELQTLQQHYHPEVSRAAGVINQVLSVPEVSIAPLLELTAYEIFEQDLKKKAPGSVPXEFIPSKGLLGRQDHLCTQFFTLT